The Triticum aestivum cultivar Chinese Spring chromosome 5A, IWGSC CS RefSeq v2.1, whole genome shotgun sequence genomic sequence CGGACTAACCGGACGCACCCGGACGCATCCGCGAGCCCTCATATCCTCCCCATATTCGAGATGGATATGAGGGTTCAGACAGCCCGGCGTATAGGGATGATATGAGGGGTCCGGTTGGGTCaacttttttgcttctctcatgtcCGGTTAGTGGTCCCTGTGTCTACCCGGTCAATTTGAGGAGTTTGACTGTAGATGCTTTGAGGTGATTGGAACGGGGTAGGCGAGATTTTCTCGGATCCAATTAAATTGGGTAGTTTGCATAGAAGTATACCAGCCTTGGGATTAGGAAAGTATCGACAGCAAATGACCCGTCTGACAAATGTCTCCAATAAGATTACTGAATATAAGTGTTTCCCTATATAGTAGTCTAAAACAATTGCAACACGCTGACTCTCTTTAGTTTGTCCGGTTTCTGTTGTTACATTGTGTGCACGGGCTTGTATTAAACTAGCCATGCCTTTTCAGGTTCCACAGCATCTTACGAAACTAAGACCACATCAAGATAAGCAATCACAAACTAGCCATTACAAGCATAACGCATACagacaagtactccctctgtaaactaatataagagcatttagatcactactttagtattctaaacgctcttatattagtttacggagggagtaacatttattCGGGCCCAAGTATATATCTCCTCTTCTACATATGGAAGAGAACCATTCTAATTAGTTACATCATCTCTCGGGTAACCTATCATACTTGTACTTCAGGAAATTTTGTATCAATACAAGTATAGCCCACAATAAGCATATAAGTGTTACATGCATGCTCATTTCCTCTATGTTTGTCTCTCAACTGGAACATGCATCAACTTGCGGTGAAACCACATGATCATTTGGTAGATCATCCTATTTATTATTTAACCTCTTCACCATATCATGAAGACGCTCAGCGACATCGGTCATCTCTGGTCTCTGATTGACGTCAAGATTTATACATTGCATAATCATCCCTATTAAATGACCAAAAATTTCTTGATCATCCTCTCCAAGTTCCTTATCCAGGAGCTCGGTCACAGACTTGTCCTTTGTGTAGGTATCAAGAAAGTTCCCGAGTAAGTTGTTGTCAGAATGAGAGGCTTTCTTTCTTGTAATGAGCTCCAAGAGCACAACTCCAAAACTATAGATATCACTCTTGGTGGTCAATTGTTGAGTTTTCCTATATACTGGATCAACATAAGCCTTGTCAAAAATGATACATCCAGTGTGTTGCATTTGCATACCAGTGACCATTAACCTTGATATGCCAAAGTCTGAGATCTTCGGCATAAACTTTTCATTCAAAAGTATATTAGCTGGTTTAACATCACCATGGAGGATTGTTGTAGTTGTTTTTGAATGCATATAAGCTAGACCTTCTGCTGATTCTGCAGCAATTTGTAGACGTAGACCCAACTTTAGAGGCATATGGTTCTTGCCATGAAGAATATCGTCGAGGCTGCCATTGGGCACAAACTCATAGATCAAAGTTGGGACTTTAAATTGTAGGCAACAACCTATGAGCTTGACAATGTTTTTGTGAATGACTCTAGACTGAATGATGATCTCATTTACAAATTGGTCATTTGGTGATTTGCGATTGATGGGTTCTTTCACAGCGACCACTTGTTTATCCTCAGTGTGCCCCATGGAAACCGTACCAAAGTGACCATTTCCGAGAAGTTTCTTATTTTTCAGAAttttccttatatcttccttattGAATAGCTTTATATTATTGATCTTTTCCAATATAGGTCCCCCATTCTTTTCAAAATTGTCTCTCATCCTTCTTTTCTCTTTGTGAAGAAGCCACAAGAACACCATAATAGCTATGATGAAAAGACCCCCTATGGAACCTGTATAACAAAAATATATAGACAATATTGGAACAAATTGCCATTAACTTATTTTAAAATTAAATAAAGGAATGTCAAAAGTTTACTTGTGACAACAGTTACCCTTTTACATGTGGTTGATTTAGAAAATAGCACATATAAAAAAGATGAGTTATAAGTTCTTAATATTTGATTGTAGTACTGAGAATAGCGAGAGTGAAAATTACAGTAATAAATCGTTAATGTGTTTCCATTCTGAATATGAACTTCCAAGTGTCAGGCAAACTAAATCAACGTAGTTAAGAAATGGCCACACCAATGAAATGAGTATACCCAATACTACGTAGCATCACATTTTTTAGGCATTAATCTTTTTTGTGAATCCTTTTTAGGCATTAATATGTTGTGTGTCTCTTAAGTGGGTTTATCAATCACCTTCTGATTTCTTACTCCCTTCGGGAAACTTCAATGAGCCCGGCCAATGTCCGCCTTTCCCTGGCCGCAGCACCCAACGGGAGGATCCATTTGGTCTGCCGTGCCCATATCCTTTTTTTCGCAATATTTGGCATATTTTCATCAAAATGAGATATAAAACATATTGAGTGTTATTGGGTGAGTCCGGCGGAGTGGGCGGGCATGGACGGGCCACCGATGAGACCGAGCTAGACCTGGCGGTCGTGGCTGCGACAATGGCCAGCTAGCGGAGTAACCCTAGCCAAAGGAAGGTCTGTTGCGCGGCTTTGGCGGCGATGACCTCGACTATATGGAGTTAAGGTATAAGGGGCTAAATTTGAAGGGTTCGGATAGAGATGCCCTATCTCATCTTTCACGTTCGCTGGACCAGTAACCCCCTGGCACCGGATGAATTTTTCTCAAGAAAGGTTCTTATAATTCTAGGTGGTGGGCACTTAGTAGTAGAATAAGCATTGCTTGAGAATTCGAACTTGTCAAAGAAGAACAAGTTTATGAGGGTTGGGAATCACCTATGGCAATGGGAGATCTACTGCGTAAGGTTGGGTCTTTGTGGCCAAAGCTCTAGAAGGATAACAATTGACGCGAGCAAAGGATTTGCTTGCTTAGGGTTGCCCAGGTTCACCTAGTTTTATTGTAAATTAATCTCCTTCAAATTCCAGAATCCCCTATTTCTCCTCCCATGCTACCCATTGCGTAGATCCAATAAGCAATATGAACTGAATTGCAAGGGAAAAAATGCTTTCATCATGCAACCATGAGATAGCTCGCAACTTGCTCTTGCCTTAATTAGTTCATTCAAATGAAAATTAACAGTTAAATTATGTGTCAGAAGCTTCCGTGTTCTGAAGAAGTCACGGATGAACAAATGAAGGCATGCAATCTGCAAATATATAGAGGATGCAAACAAAATAGAGAATCGAAGATAGTAAAAATGTATTGGATGCACAATAACACTTTTGCATTAATGGTATAGTATACTGCATGCAGTTGACATACATACCTACGATGATCTTTGCTCCGAGTGGTAAATTTTGGCTGCAACGTTCTTTGAAGGGATTAGCACTATTTGTGTGCTTGGGGCATGTGCATTCGTAAGAACCTTCTTTGTTCTCGCAGTCTCCCTTGCAAGGATAGTGGTCAAGATGCTCACACTCATTTATATCTGCATTATTTATCAAAATTAACCATCAGAACACACCATTGACCTGACCATGCATTCAGTATGTCGAAAAAACAACTATTTTCCCATCCAAACTAGTGATGATTTCCTTGATTTCACAATGTTCAAAAGGGAGAAATAAATACCAGAGAATTTAGAAGTCATGGAATACTTAATACTGTAAGGATTAGAATGACATGAATACAAAATAGAAGTTGTGTTGAACCACACGAAAAACATAAGAGGCCCTGACTAAGTTCACAGGAAAAACATAAGAGGCCCATCGTGCAAACAAGTTTTATTTATAGGAACAATTCATAAGGAATAGGTCCTCCAAAATTGCTACGGAATTTCTTAGAACATAAGAGGCCCTGACTAAGTTCGCACAATTGAACGAAAAAGATACCACAGGCTGCATACTTTCTTGGGTGGGTTGGGGCAGGGGGTACAATGACTATGCTTACCATCCATGTAACTGGAGCAACAGCATGGTGACTCTGCCAATATTTTACCACTGCATATGAATGCATAATAGCCAAACTTTGATAGTTTTGTCACTCTTTTGTAGCTAAATGAAAGTTTTTCTTGTCATAAACATATAAGACATTCAAACTACTTCATGTAGATGTTCCTATAGATGTGAATAAATTATAGGTAAATAGATAGTTGCTAGCTATCGAACTGGTGCGTTAGCCAAATTTcgcaaaagtccgaactgatggaaaggacTAGGCAACATTTTTTAACACCGCCCTCACATCTAGGTTGTGGACGTCCATGAAGACCTTAGACGTGGGATCAAGATTAGATCACAACTATTTTTTATATTAAATAGTTCATTGGCCAGGATTTGATCCTGAGACCTTGTggctctaagggcatctccagccgcgcccccaacaggccccccaggccactttttcggcgccaacgccgaaaaaacggcccactCGCGCcgccaggacgccgaaaatcgccggttcggaccttttttcgcccggcggtcacaggccgaacccggcgcgttgGGGgtagttgggggctccggcgctagggaaaagcacgcctggcccacaccgacaggggaaaagcttcccccgactcgcctcgcaccccccgcgccctcggccaccactagctatatcccggcgacggccgccgccctactccgctagatagccattccccgccgaaaAATAGtagcgcttcgccgcggcagcccctcccacaGCAGCTAGGCGTTTCTGGCCGCCGTTTCCGGCCACGGAGGCGCGGTttagcggcgggtacacgcccaccgagggcaaggtgttcggcgttttgcctgactcggcgatggactcggatgacgaggaagagctcgccgcgctgctggaggaggaagccgcggccgacgtccaggaagaagagcatctcatggtgctcgccgccctcgcccagctgatggcgagcaatgaaaagccgcggcgaggtggctcgacgccgggcgggtgaaagcaaagaaccgacatcgtctcgaaggctactgcatgctctattccgactacttcgccgatgctccacttcatggcgagaaaacatttcggcgccgttatcggatgagccgaaagctcttcctcaggattgtgaattccatccgggagttcgacaactacttcaagtgcaagatggattgcactgtcgctcttggattcacctccatccagaagtgcacgacagcgatgaggatgcttgcatatggagttcCCAGTGATTcgctcgacgactatgggcgcatggccgagtccaccagcatagagtgtttctacaagttctgccgggcagtggtggcagtgtttgggccacaatacttgagaacacccaa encodes the following:
- the LOC123106550 gene encoding wall-associated receptor kinase 2; translated protein: MSRTFQLLLVLALVGIVRVGGSRAHKNVTHGPHSCGGVDVPYPFGIVEDGGGGDFRTGFHVMCDAGEPVLHTTGGDGKPIKIGNFSIRMAEVRVWLPVAWQCYDSSGNVSGSDYNPLEFNDEGVYRISHARNNLFVLGCETTGYLGSQPDQGSGESRSYAQFTGCLSYCNNSQSAASGACSGVGCCHVEIPPDLLGNWVAFVIYDHRNKVNFSPCDYAFVAEKKHYSFNTTDLKRALRGTTWEMPVVLDWAIRDSPTCKLARKKKEGYACKSSNSRCLDSTNGPGYICNCRRGYEGNPYNERGCTDINECEHLDHYPCKGDCENKEGSYECTCPKHTNSANPFKERCSQNLPLGAKIIVGSIGGLFIIAIMVFLWLLHKEKRRMRDNFEKNGGPILEKINNIKLFNKEDIRKILKNKKLLGNGHFGTVSMGHTEDKQVVAVKEPINRKSPNDQFVNEIIIQSRVIHKNIVKLIGCCLQFKVPTLIYEFVPNGSLDDILHGKNHMPLKLGLRLQIAAESAEGLAYMHSKTTTTILHGDVKPANILLNEKFMPKISDFGISRLMVTGMQMQHTGCIIFDKAYVDPVYRKTQQLTTKSDIYSFGVVLLELITRKKASHSDNNLLGNFLDTYTKDKSVTELLDKELGEDDQEIFGHLIGMIMQCINLDVNQRPEMTDVAERLHDMVKRLNNK